In one Cellulomonas sp. JZ18 genomic region, the following are encoded:
- a CDS encoding GntR family transcriptional regulator: MGTGTGGSLREAVYHRLRDEILNGRVSPRERLTEPKLSKAFEVSRTPVREALSRLLSDGLVERTDFGYAVVVPSLETLRNLYELRITLELRGIARAVENPQVKHDAGMLRAELARWEEMRDDVPEPDPSFVVVDEGFHQVLSRASGNAQLTDALVTVNQKIRAVRMHDFVEDERITATIDEHLEILRLVLADRLPEALTALHKHVGESLEVVMDRASAAMARMALAG, encoded by the coding sequence ATGGGGACGGGGACGGGCGGGTCGCTGCGGGAGGCGGTCTACCACCGGCTGCGCGACGAGATCCTCAACGGCCGCGTCTCCCCGCGCGAGCGGCTCACCGAGCCGAAGCTGTCCAAGGCGTTCGAGGTGTCCCGCACGCCGGTCCGCGAGGCGCTCTCGCGCCTGCTGTCCGACGGCCTGGTGGAGCGCACCGACTTCGGGTACGCCGTCGTCGTTCCGTCCCTGGAGACGCTGCGCAACCTCTACGAGCTGCGCATCACGCTCGAGCTGCGCGGCATCGCCCGCGCCGTCGAGAACCCGCAGGTCAAGCACGACGCGGGCATGCTGCGCGCCGAGCTGGCCCGCTGGGAGGAGATGCGCGACGACGTCCCGGAGCCCGACCCGAGCTTCGTCGTCGTCGACGAGGGCTTCCACCAGGTGCTCTCGCGCGCGTCGGGCAACGCGCAGCTCACCGACGCCCTCGTCACCGTGAACCAGAAGATCCGCGCCGTGCGCATGCACGACTTCGTCGAGGACGAGCGCATCACGGCCACGATCGACGAGCACCTGGAGATCCTGCGGCTCGTGCTCGCCGACCGGCTGCCGGAGGCGCTCACGGCGCTGCACAAGCACGTGGGGGAGTCGCTCGAGGTCGTCATGGACCGGGCGTCGGCGGCGATGGCGCGCATGGCGCTCGCGGGCTGA
- the urtE gene encoding urea ABC transporter ATP-binding subunit UrtE, whose protein sequence is MLQLCGVHVGYGRTEVVHGVDVEVPAGQVVAVLGHNGAGKTTLLRAAVGLLPVRSGAVLVDGDDVTRARPHQRVRRGLAYVPQGQQSFGQLTARENLQLVADAAGSGGARRVDEALDLFPALREVLGRRAGLLSGGQRQQLAIARALVTGPRVMVLDEPTEGIQPSVVAEIEDAVVQLAAGGLGVLLVEQHVGFALAAAARYHVLESGRVTATGTGGAEQQDVVRAAMAL, encoded by the coding sequence ATGCTGCAGCTGTGCGGGGTGCACGTCGGGTACGGGCGCACGGAGGTCGTGCACGGCGTCGACGTCGAGGTGCCGGCCGGGCAGGTCGTCGCCGTGCTCGGGCACAACGGCGCGGGCAAGACGACGCTGCTGCGGGCCGCGGTCGGGCTGCTGCCCGTGCGGTCGGGGGCCGTGCTGGTCGACGGGGACGACGTCACGCGGGCGCGGCCGCACCAGCGGGTGCGTCGCGGCCTGGCGTACGTGCCGCAGGGGCAGCAGTCGTTCGGGCAGCTGACGGCGCGCGAGAACCTGCAGCTCGTCGCCGACGCCGCCGGGTCGGGTGGGGCGCGCCGCGTCGACGAGGCGCTCGACCTGTTCCCCGCCCTGCGGGAGGTGCTGGGCCGGCGCGCGGGCCTGCTCTCCGGCGGGCAGCGCCAGCAGCTCGCGATCGCCCGGGCGCTGGTGACCGGTCCGCGCGTCATGGTGCTCGACGAGCCGACCGAGGGCATCCAGCCGTCGGTCGTCGCCGAGATCGAGGACGCGGTCGTGCAGCTCGCCGCGGGCGGGCTCGGGGTGCTGCTGGTCGAGCAGCACGTGGGCTTCGCCCTCGCGGCGGCCGCCCGGTACCACGTGCTGGAGTCGGGGCGCGTGACGGCCACGGGCACGGGCGGCGCCGAGCAGCAGGACGTCGTCCGCGCGGCGATGGCCCTGTGA